A stretch of DNA from Alicyclobacillus acidocaldarius subsp. acidocaldarius Tc-4-1:
TCGGCGGCGCCGATGACTACGTCGTCAAGCCATTCAGTTTTGAGGAGCTCCTCGCGCGCATTCACGCTCGCGTTCGCAACCAGTTTCCGAGCCTGCTCAAGCAGCAGGAGATCGGTCCGTTTGTGATCGACGACGCCCGCAAGGAGATCTCGTTCCGCGGCGAAACCCTGAAGTTGTCGTCGACCGAATACGAGCTTTTGCGCTATCTTCTGCAGAATCACGGGCTCGTGCTGAGCAAGGCGCAGATCCTCGATCACGTCTGGGGCTACGATTTCAACGGCCAGGACAACATCGTCGAGGTCTATATCAGTGCGCTGCGCGAGAAGCTGGGCGACCGGGATCGGACGCTCATTCGCACCCTTCGCGGCCAGGGCTACCGGGTGGATCTGCCATGAGCGCGGTTGTCCGGTTCGCGCATGTTGCCGCCGTCACCGCGAGGCGGGCCGCTGGAGGTGTGCGCGCTTTCGCCCGCCACCTGCTGGCGGCCGTTTCCCGGGCGTACGTACGGCTCCGCTCGGCGACGCTCGCGCTTCACCTTTCGCTCGTCACCTACGCCGTGATGATCGCCGCCATTGCGCTCGTCGGCGCCCTGCAGGCGCTCTTTCTTCGCCAGTTCCTCCTCGCGGAGACGGCGAGGTCGCTCCATCAGGAGCTCATGGACGTCCCGGCGCAGGCGTGGATCTGGCTGGCCAACGGATCCAGTGGCGCTGAGCCTTCCGGGCCGCCGTTTCGCCTCGGGCCCCTGCCGTTTCTCGCGGCGCGCGGCAGCCTCGCGTACGTGGATCCGTCCGGTCAGGTGCACCCCATCTACGCGCCGCATGGGCTGCCGGTCCTGTCGCGCGAGACGTACGAGGCCATGCTCAACTTCGGCGTGCCGGCGTCCGCGTATCAGCTCGCCTCGACGAGCCACGGGCGCGATCTCGTCGTGACGGCCCTCATCGGGCCGCCGGATCGCCCGCTCGGCCTGGCGCAGGTGAGCGTGCCGACGAACGAGATTGACGCGCTAGTCGCGCGGCAGATGCTGCTCTACGGCGTAGTGGCGTTCGCGGTGCTGGTGACCGCGCTCGCCGCGTACCGGGCGCTCATCCGCAGGGCGCTCGTCCCGCTTCACCGCGTGGTGGAGCACGCGCAGCGCATTGACGCCGGCAACCTCGACGAGCGTTTCGAGGTGCGCCCGGGCATGCAGGCGGAGGTGCGGTCGCTCGCCGCGTCGTTCAACGGCATGCTGGATCGTTTGGCGCGCGCGTTTTGGGCGGAGCGGGACGCGAAGGAGCGCATGCGGCAGTTTGTCGCGGACGCCTCGCACGAGCTGCGCACGCCGCTCACGGCACTGAGCGGCTACCTCGAGGTGCTGCAGAAGGGCGGGGACTTTACGGAAGAGGAGTGGCGGGAAGCGCTTCAGCAGATGCACGCGGAGGCCAGGCGGTTGACCGGGCTTGTGGAACAAATGCTCAGGCTTGCCCGCGCCGAGGACGTGCGCGCGTCGTGGGCAGGCGAGAAGCGCGAATGTGTGCGGCTCGGGACCCTCGTCATGTCGCTCGACGCGCTGTGGCGCGGGCTGTGTGGGTCTCGCGAGCTGACGTATCGCATCGAGGGCGATCCGGCCGTCTTCGCGGATCCGGACGCTTTGAAGCAGGTCTTGTTCAACCTCGTGCAGAATGCCGTGCAGCACACGCCTGAAGAGGGCGGCGAAATTGCCATCTCCGTGTGGACGGACGGGTGCGAGGCCAAGCTCGCGGTGGCGGACAACGGCGTCGGCATTCCCAAGGCGCATCAGCCATACGTGTTTGAGCGATTCTATCGCGTGGACGAGGCGCGATCGCGCGCGAAAGGCGGCGCAGGGCTCGGGCTCGCCATCTGCAAGGCAATTGTGGAGGCGCACGGCGGCGGGATCGAGTGCGAGAGCGAGCCAGGTGAGGGCGCCGTGTTCACCGTGACGCTGCCCGTGGCGAGGCCGTATGGCGCTCGCGACCGCGGATAGGGGGAGATGCGCGTGGAAGTGAAAGTGACAGATGCGGCAAAGGAGCGGCTGGTGGCCATGGGCGTGCCGGAAGGCAGCCGCCTTCGCCTGAAGGCCGACATCGAGGCGCACGTGAGCTGTGCGTGCCAGATCGACATCCACATGATCGCCGACGGCGCGCCGCCGCTCGCCGTGTCGCTCGGCTACGACGTGCGCGTGGACGAGGAAACCCAAAAGCTGTTGGGCGAAGAAGAGCCGCTCGTGCTCGACTACGTCCCCTTGAGCGGGCTGGTGTTGCGTTCGCCGTACGAGACGCTCGCGCATAACATCCAGGTGGAGGCGTGAACCGAGGGGCGCTGGTGAGGCGCCCCGACCGATGTCAGTACGCCGTCCAGCCCGCGTCGGCGATCACGACGGCCCCGTTCACGAAGCTCGCCTCATCCGACGCGAGAAACAGGGCCACGTTCGCGATCTCCTCGGGCTTGCCCGTGCGCGGGTTGATGCCCATTCCCGCCATGGCTGCCTGCACCCCAATGGACGACGGATCGACATTCGGGCTCGAGCCCATGATGTTCGTCTCCACGCCGCCGGGCGCGATGGCGTTGCAGCGAATGCCGAAGCGCGCGTACTGGTAGGCGACGTTCTTGGTCAGACCCACGACGGCGTGTTTGGAGGCCGTGTACGCCGCGCCCGCGCGGGAACCAAACAGGCCTCCCACCGATGCGATGTTGACAATCGCGCCGCGCCCTTTGTCCATCATGAGGGGCAGCGCCCTGCGAAGGGCGCGCATCGGCCCCGTGACATTGACCGCAAACACGCGCTCCCACAACTCGTCCGTGACCTCGTGAGCTGCTTTCATGCCGTCCATGATCCCCGCGTTGTTGACGAGGATGTCGATCCCGCCGAACACATCGACCGCGCGTTGAATCATGCCATCGACATCGTCCGCGGAAGCCACGTTGGCGACGCAGGTCTCGACGCGGCCGCCCGCGCTGCGGATTTCGTCGGCGACGGATGCCAGACCGTTCTGCGATTCATGGACAAATGTCCACTTCTCGCTTCCTGCTTCTACGACCCGTGACTAGCAGCCGAAGGCCGCCCCGTCAGAGGGATCTCCACAGGCGTCACTTCCCGCGGAACTCGCGGTACTGATTCTCAAAAGATTTTTCGCTGCGTTGATGTCGCGGTCATGCCGCGTGCTGCACGCCGGGCACGTCCACTCCCGTGCCGACAATGGCAGCTCGCTTATCACGTACCCGCACGCCGAGCACGTCTTGCTGCTCGCGTAAAACCGTGGTGCCACGATGAGTTCCGAGCCGTACCACGTACACTTGTACGTCAACATTCGCCGAAACTCGCCAAAACCCACGTCCGAAATGGCTCGCGCCAACGCTCGATTCTGCACCATGCCTCGCACATGCAGGTCTTCCATGGCGATTGCTCGCTTGGTTTTCGCGAGCTCCGTCGTCACTTTGTGCAAAAAGTCCTGACGTATGTTGCGGATCTTCCGGTGCAGCCGAGCAAGCGCCAGCGCCGACTTCCGCCGATTTCGCGAGCCTGGTTTCTTTCGGCTATGCCGCTTCGATAACCGCCTTAAGCGGCGAAGGTATCGGGCGAGCGGCTTTGGCGCCTCGATTTTCGTCCCGTCAGACAACGTCAAAAACCACGAGACCCCCAGATCCACATCCACCGGCTCGCCCGAAGGTGGAACAGGGTCCGGAATCTCCGTTTCTGCCGACAAACTCACATACCATCGGTCCGCCTCCCGCTTGACCGTCGCCGACAGGATTCGGCCTTCGACATGCGGTTTTTCTTTCAGCCGAATCCGCCCGAGCCGAGGCAGTTGTATGGCGTTGTCCAAGACGCGAATCGAACCCGTCAGGCGAAATGAATCGTCGCGCCCTTTTTTCTTGAAGCGAGGGAATCCGACCCTGCGTCCCTCCTTCAACCCGCGAAAAAAGTGTTGAAACGCGCGATCCAAGTCCCGCAGCGCTTCCTGCGGGGCGCATTTGGAGACCTCGTACATCCACGGGAAGTCGGTTTTCTTCAGGCGGTTGAGTTCCCGATGCTGTTCGATGGCGTTCGTGCTTTGCCCCGTCTCTTCATAGAGCGCGATGCGTCTGGCAAGCCCCCAATTGTACGCAAATCGGGCCGCACCTGCGTGCTTGGCAAGCAGGCTCCGTTGCATCCGATTCGGCGCCAACTCATACCGATACGCCCGATGAATCTTCACGTTTGAAAACCTCCAAAGCGCGCTTGGCGCGGTGACGAGCGGAACGTCGCCCGTACAACCGCGCGCAAAACGACGTGAGGACTTCGATCATGTCTTGCACCAAGTCGTCCTTGACCTCGCCTGGCTCCACGACGAGGATTCGTCGGCCTTGAGCCGCCAAAGCCGCCTCGACGTATTCAAACCCGAACCGCATGAGCCGATCCCGATGCT
This window harbors:
- a CDS encoding sensor histidine kinase — its product is MSAVVRFAHVAAVTARRAAGGVRAFARHLLAAVSRAYVRLRSATLALHLSLVTYAVMIAAIALVGALQALFLRQFLLAETARSLHQELMDVPAQAWIWLANGSSGAEPSGPPFRLGPLPFLAARGSLAYVDPSGQVHPIYAPHGLPVLSRETYEAMLNFGVPASAYQLASTSHGRDLVVTALIGPPDRPLGLAQVSVPTNEIDALVARQMLLYGVVAFAVLVTALAAYRALIRRALVPLHRVVEHAQRIDAGNLDERFEVRPGMQAEVRSLAASFNGMLDRLARAFWAERDAKERMRQFVADASHELRTPLTALSGYLEVLQKGGDFTEEEWREALQQMHAEARRLTGLVEQMLRLARAEDVRASWAGEKRECVRLGTLVMSLDALWRGLCGSRELTYRIEGDPAVFADPDALKQVLFNLVQNAVQHTPEEGGEIAISVWTDGCEAKLAVADNGVGIPKAHQPYVFERFYRVDEARSRAKGGAGLGLAICKAIVEAHGGGIECESEPGEGAVFTVTLPVARPYGARDRG
- a CDS encoding response regulator transcription factor, which codes for MPGDNRVTLYDPSKVRVLVVDDEPSIVKFLEFGLRREGYWVQTARDGVEAIAKARESMPHVCILDVMMPGPDGFEVCRMLKGMGNVAVILLTARDAIDDRVKGLLGGADDYVVKPFSFEELLARIHARVRNQFPSLLKQQEIGPFVIDDARKEISFRGETLKLSSTEYELLRYLLQNHGLVLSKAQILDHVWGYDFNGQDNIVEVYISALREKLGDRDRTLIRTLRGQGYRVDLP
- a CDS encoding iron-sulfur cluster biosynthesis family protein, giving the protein MRVEVKVTDAAKERLVAMGVPEGSRLRLKADIEAHVSCACQIDIHMIADGAPPLAVSLGYDVRVDEETQKLLGEEEPLVLDYVPLSGLVLRSPYETLAHNIQVEA
- a CDS encoding RNA-guided endonuclease InsQ/TnpB family protein, translating into MKIHRAYRYELAPNRMQRSLLAKHAGAARFAYNWGLARRIALYEETGQSTNAIEQHRELNRLKKTDFPWMYEVSKCAPQEALRDLDRAFQHFFRGLKEGRRVGFPRFKKKGRDDSFRLTGSIRVLDNAIQLPRLGRIRLKEKPHVEGRILSATVKREADRWYVSLSAETEIPDPVPPSGEPVDVDLGVSWFLTLSDGTKIEAPKPLARYLRRLRRLSKRHSRKKPGSRNRRKSALALARLHRKIRNIRQDFLHKVTTELAKTKRAIAMEDLHVRGMVQNRALARAISDVGFGEFRRMLTYKCTWYGSELIVAPRFYASSKTCSACGYVISELPLSAREWTCPACSTRHDRDINAAKNLLRISTASSAGSDACGDPSDGAAFGC